From the genome of Verrucomicrobiota bacterium:
ACGTGACTTCACAGAGTGCTCGGTGTCGCCGACCACGCGTACCCGATCGCAACGCTATCATCAATGATTTCGAGGCATACGACTTGCTCGTGGCCACGGTTCCTGCGGCACGAAGAGGCGTGGCGGCTGGGTCAATCCCAGTAGTCGTTGGCCGTGGATAGAAACGCCCAGGAGTACGAAGAGGAGTACATCGCCCGAATCTGGACAATGAGCTTGTCTGCGCGTCCGTCGCCGTCGACGTCCGGGAACCGCGGCAACACCGCGTTCGACCACTCTGCCCCGTCGATATCCCGATCGACATTGTCCTGGATGGGTCGGTCATCGAATCCTTGGTCGTTGGCCAGGTAGATGAGAGCTTTGCCCAGGTTGACGTCGGGGGCCCAGACGATCTTGTCCGCTTCCGCGTCACCGTTCACGTCGGCAAAACTGAGCTCCGTCGACGAGGCCATGACGTCGGTGCCCGTCAGATCGTACGCTGGACACCCATCGAATGCTCCGTCCCCGTTCGCCCAGTAGATCTTGATGCAGTTCGTGCACCCTGGACGTGCGCCGCACGGATCGCCAGGAGTGTTGCTCGGCTGCTCGCTGTACCCCCAGCGATACCATACCTTGTCGGCCGCACCGTCGCCGTTTAGGTCTGCGAAGAACATGCGTGTGCTGCTGACACCGCTGCTCCCGCCGCTGTGCTCGATCGGGCTGCCGAACCCGTAGGACTCGTCGGGCTCCCTGTCTGCGGGCGCAGGACACGCCGTCAACCTGACGCGCGTTCGCGAACTGAGGGCGTAGTTCCAGTAGACCATGTCTGCGCAGCCATCCCCATCGACGTCGGGAAACCAGAGTTGCGTGCGCGCGTCAGCCAGCACTTGTGCGTCGGGATTGCCTTCGTCGATCCTTGGCGAGCCGTCGAACGGTTGGTCGTCGCTCGCCGGCCAATCATCCTGGGCCAGGTAGATCTTGACCTTGCCGTCGTTGTAGTTGTAGCGCCACCAGAGCTTATCGGAGCGACCGTCGCCGTTGACGTCGGCGAAGTACATGCGCGTTTGCTCTACGCCACTGCTTCCTCCGTTGTGTCTATCCGGCGCACCGAACGTCCCGTCGCAGTTGCCCTGGGCCACGTTGGTGTACTTTCCGTCTTCCACCGTTGGATTCCACAGGATCTTGTCGGCACATCCGTCGCCCGTGACGTCCGCGAAGTACACGCGCAGGCCTCCAGTGCCCTCGAACCAGGACACGGGGGCGAGGGGCCAATCGAACGCCGAAGGGAACCCGAAGTAGGAGCGGCCCAGGGTTGCCATGACCGGCATATGATCCGAGGGGTACATTGCGTCCCGGCAGCTCGACCAGCTCGGAATTCTCCCTCGCCACCAGTCCAGGAAGTGCTCGACGCTGTAGCCGGGAACGAACGAGTAGTTGCCGAGGATCCGCTGCGACACGCCCAGTGTCGTCAGACGGTCATCGTGCAGGATGTAGTCGATCTTGCCGCCGCCGAGCGCACCGAACAGCTGGTGGTTCGTCGTGACATCCGAGCCGTCGTCGAGTGGACTGTATCCGTCGAAGTACGTCCCAACGTCTCCGTTCGCCACGATCCCTACGGTGAGCCTGTCACGGAACGACAGCCCCTCGTAGCCGTAGGCAGGGTCCCACGCGTCAGCCCCGCTCACTCGATCGTCCCGGGCGTTCATGTCACCTAGGATGACCACTGGTAGGTCGTTCACGTTGTTCTCGACAATGGCCGCACGAAGCTCCAGGATTTGCTCGGCTCGAACACGGGCGCGCTCCTCCGTG
Proteins encoded in this window:
- a CDS encoding endonuclease/exonuclease/phosphatase family protein, producing the protein MADLTVRHRPIRLSAMPRSRCPPSAEIRNWRYRKNAIVNLTLSEAPDILGLQEMTNLHEECTGEGDARVCDGGQAAADNDPLILADLEQYPYIDPPAHLSRDFLREELACSGVSTRYARDECYDGALAYGAAYMGGGSPKAIFYKKSRFKRADVEPNLGQITYTARMPEDGNRTATWAVLEDVVEDPQQYFVINTHLTHASTEERARVRAEQILELRAAIVENNVNDLPVVILGDMNARDDRVSGADAWDPAYGYEGLSFRDRLTVGIVANGDVGTYFDGYSPLDDGSDVTTNHQLFGALGGGKIDYILHDDRLTTLGVSQRILGNYSFVPGYSVEHFLDWWRGRIPSWSSCRDAMYPSDHMPVMATLGRSYFGFPSAFDWPLAPVSWFEGTGGLRVYFADVTGDGCADKILWNPTVEDGKYTNVAQGNCDGTFGAPDRHNGGSSGVEQTRMYFADVNGDGRSDKLWWRYNYNDGKVKIYLAQDDWPASDDQPFDGSPRIDEGNPDAQVLADARTQLWFPDVDGDGCADMVYWNYALSSRTRVRLTACPAPADREPDESYGFGSPIEHSGGSSGVSSTRMFFADLNGDGAADKVWYRWGYSEQPSNTPGDPCGARPGCTNCIKIYWANGDGAFDGCPAYDLTGTDVMASSTELSFADVNGDAEADKIVWAPDVNLGKALIYLANDQGFDDRPIQDNVDRDIDGAEWSNAVLPRFPDVDGDGRADKLIVQIRAMYSSSYSWAFLSTANDYWD